The Chryseobacterium suipulveris genome window below encodes:
- a CDS encoding NADP-dependent malic enzyme: MPNKNKRDEKNFNQAALDYHKAEPKGKIEVIPSKPHSTARDLSLAYSPGVAIPCLEIEKNPKTSYDYTGKGNLVAVISNGTAVLGLGDIGAEASKPVMEGKGLLFKIFADINVFDIEIDEKDPDKFIEIVKGIAPTFGGINLEDIKAPEAFYIEQRLKNELDIPLMHDDQHGTAIISAAALLNALELAGKKIGEVKTVVNGAGAAAIACTHLYMQLGLKKENILMCDSKGVINHKRENLTPEKIDFIANTEISTLEEALKGADVFVGLSKGNVMTPEMLLSMAENPIVFGLANPDPEIEYNLAMETRKDTIMATGRSDYPNQVNNVLGFPYIFRGALDVQATSINEPMKLAAVRAIADLAKEPVPEAVILAYNLKGLNFGKEYFIPKPFDNRLITRVSIAVAKAAMESGVAGKPITDFEEYENALLDRMGRDEKLIRMMQNRARSNPKRVTLGNAEEYNVLKAAQILYEEGIAHPILLGEKKYIKEQMKKFGIELNVPIVDPMDDDQEEYRVKYRDTLWKRRQRKGMNEYKAKRFVRQRDYFGPLMLEHGDTDALIVGFSKNYSSVLKPVLEVIEKDKGVDKVASMMMIITEKKPMFFSDASIIQNPTSEDLVNIARMCEMTVKSFAIEPRIAMLSFENFAAISETSKKVSKAVSILHEKYPKMVVDGEIQPDFAMNADHLSDYPFSKLGTNPANVFVFPNLESANLSYKIIRGMKVAQIVGPIMMGLKKPVHVLQMRASVDEIVNLATIAVLDAQRRDGN; encoded by the coding sequence ATGCCTAACAAAAATAAAAGAGACGAAAAAAACTTTAACCAGGCCGCGCTTGATTACCACAAAGCAGAGCCCAAAGGAAAAATAGAAGTCATTCCATCAAAACCACACTCTACGGCGAGAGACCTTTCATTGGCGTATTCTCCTGGAGTTGCGATTCCGTGTCTCGAAATCGAAAAGAACCCAAAAACATCGTACGACTACACCGGAAAAGGAAATTTGGTTGCCGTAATTTCAAACGGAACTGCGGTTCTCGGTTTGGGCGACATCGGTGCGGAAGCTTCAAAACCAGTGATGGAAGGGAAAGGACTTTTGTTTAAAATCTTCGCCGACATCAATGTTTTCGACATTGAGATCGACGAAAAAGATCCCGATAAATTCATCGAGATTGTGAAAGGAATCGCGCCGACTTTTGGTGGAATTAACCTCGAAGACATTAAAGCGCCGGAAGCTTTCTATATCGAACAGCGACTGAAAAACGAACTCGACATTCCGTTGATGCACGACGACCAGCACGGAACTGCGATTATTTCTGCGGCGGCTTTGCTCAACGCTCTTGAACTTGCCGGTAAGAAAATCGGTGAAGTAAAAACCGTTGTGAACGGAGCTGGAGCAGCAGCAATTGCCTGTACCCATCTGTACATGCAGCTCGGTTTGAAAAAGGAAAATATCCTAATGTGTGATTCCAAAGGCGTCATTAACCATAAAAGAGAAAACCTCACTCCCGAAAAAATCGACTTTATCGCCAATACTGAAATTTCCACTTTAGAGGAGGCGCTGAAAGGTGCAGATGTTTTCGTGGGACTTTCTAAAGGTAATGTGATGACTCCTGAAATGTTGTTGTCGATGGCTGAAAATCCGATCGTTTTCGGTTTGGCAAATCCTGATCCGGAAATCGAGTACAACCTCGCAATGGAAACCAGAAAAGATACGATTATGGCAACCGGAAGAAGCGATTATCCGAACCAGGTAAATAATGTGCTTGGTTTCCCATATATTTTCCGTGGTGCACTTGATGTTCAGGCGACTTCCATTAACGAACCAATGAAATTGGCGGCAGTTCGCGCCATTGCAGATTTGGCAAAAGAACCCGTTCCTGAAGCCGTGATCTTGGCATATAATCTGAAAGGTCTGAATTTCGGAAAAGAGTATTTTATTCCAAAACCATTTGATAACCGATTGATAACCCGTGTTTCGATTGCAGTTGCAAAAGCTGCGATGGAAAGCGGAGTTGCCGGAAAACCCATCACTGATTTTGAGGAGTATGAAAATGCGCTTCTCGATAGAATGGGGCGTGACGAGAAACTCATCCGAATGATGCAAAACCGTGCCCGCTCGAATCCGAAACGTGTTACCCTCGGAAATGCAGAGGAATACAACGTGTTGAAAGCGGCACAGATTCTTTACGAAGAAGGAATTGCACATCCGATTCTTTTGGGTGAGAAAAAATACATCAAGGAGCAGATGAAGAAATTCGGTATCGAGCTGAATGTTCCGATTGTGGATCCGATGGACGACGACCAGGAAGAATACCGCGTGAAGTACCGCGACACGCTTTGGAAAAGACGTCAGCGAAAGGGAATGAACGAGTACAAAGCGAAAAGGTTCGTTCGCCAAAGAGATTATTTTGGCCCGTTAATGTTGGAACACGGGGATACTGACGCGCTGATTGTCGGTTTCTCCAAAAATTATTCTTCAGTCCTGAAACCGGTTCTCGAAGTCATTGAAAAAGACAAAGGTGTTGACAAAGTAGCATCAATGATGATGATTATCACCGAGAAAAAACCGATGTTTTTCTCCGACGCTTCGATTATCCAGAATCCGACTTCGGAAGATTTGGTGAATATTGCTAGAATGTGTGAGATGACCGTGAAAAGTTTTGCCATAGAACCAAGAATCGCGATGCTTTCTTTCGAGAATTTTGCGGCGATTTCTGAAACCTCAAAAAAGGTGTCGAAAGCAGTTTCGATCCTCCACGAGAAATATCCGAAAATGGTCGTGGATGGTGAAATACAGCCGGACTTTGCGATGAATGCGGATCATCTTTCGGATTATCCATTCTCAAAACTCGGTACAAATCCAGCCAATGTTTTCGTATTCCCAAATCTGGAGAGTGCGAATCTCTCATATAAAATCATCCGCGGAATGAAGGTTGCACAAATCGTCGGTCCGATCATGATGGGGTTGAAAAAGCCGGTTCACGTGCTGCAGATGCGCGCAAGTGTGGACGAGATTGTGAACTTGGCAACGATCGCCGTTCTCGATGCACAGCGAAGAGATGGCAATTAA
- a CDS encoding BadF/BadG/BcrA/BcrD ATPase family protein — MIAIVDGGSTKCDWVILDKFGKIFLKTETIGFNPNIINPEMIVPEIEKNGSLVSIKDSLQKIFFYGSGCGVPENVALVENEFQKIFKTTEITVKEDLTAAAYAAYNGKPAIVCILGTGSNSCYFDGEKIRRELPSLGFLIGDEGSGSAIGKHLLRRFFMKKLPADLHNGFIEKYNLTIEEAIKNMYHNPRANAYLADFNKFVVERKSHPYFQNMVFDEMKNFLDYQVLPYEEAKEAEINFIGSIAFYYEDILRAAAAELNLNVGVIVQKPIESLVDYHKKYILNMD, encoded by the coding sequence ATGATTGCAATTGTTGACGGCGGCTCCACAAAATGCGACTGGGTAATTCTCGACAAGTTCGGTAAGATTTTCCTGAAGACAGAAACAATCGGTTTCAATCCCAATATAATCAATCCGGAAATGATCGTGCCCGAAATAGAGAAAAACGGCAGTCTCGTTTCTATTAAGGATTCCCTTCAGAAAATATTTTTCTACGGCTCCGGTTGTGGCGTTCCCGAAAATGTGGCGTTGGTTGAAAATGAATTTCAGAAGATTTTCAAAACCACTGAAATTACCGTGAAAGAAGACCTCACTGCCGCTGCTTACGCTGCCTACAACGGAAAACCTGCAATTGTATGCATTCTTGGAACCGGTTCGAATTCCTGTTATTTTGATGGGGAGAAAATCAGGAGAGAACTGCCGTCACTCGGTTTCCTGATTGGTGACGAAGGGAGCGGAAGCGCCATCGGAAAACATTTGCTGCGAAGGTTCTTTATGAAAAAACTTCCTGCAGATCTGCACAATGGTTTTATTGAAAAATATAATTTGACCATTGAGGAGGCGATCAAGAATATGTACCACAATCCGCGTGCAAATGCCTATCTTGCTGATTTCAATAAATTTGTAGTGGAAAGGAAAAGTCATCCGTACTTCCAGAATATGGTTTTCGACGAGATGAAGAACTTCCTCGATTACCAGGTTTTGCCGTATGAAGAAGCGAAAGAAGCCGAGATCAATTTCATCGGTTCGATTGCATTTTATTATGAAGATATCCTGCGTGCAGCCGCTGCCGAACTCAACCTCAATGTGGGAGTGATTGTGCAGAAACCCATCGAAAGCTTGGTAGATTACCATAAAAAATATATCCTGAATATGGATTAA
- a CDS encoding NifU family protein, giving the protein MKQKKHEETVTKVLEALESIRPFLNKDGGDIELVDVAEQTVYVKLIGNCNGCPMSFSTMKLGVENTIKQHAPEIREVLNVE; this is encoded by the coding sequence ATGAAACAGAAAAAACACGAAGAAACCGTAACCAAAGTTCTGGAGGCGCTGGAATCAATCCGACCTTTCCTCAACAAAGACGGCGGTGATATAGAATTGGTTGATGTAGCTGAACAAACCGTATATGTAAAGCTGATCGGAAACTGCAACGGTTGCCCAATGAGTTTCTCGACCATGAAGCTGGGTGTGGAAAACACCATCAAGCAGCACGCTCCGGAAATTCGGGAAGTGTTGAATGTGGAGTAA
- a CDS encoding Mrp/NBP35 family ATP-binding protein → MLTKAKVQDFLKEIEVDDLVHNFQVMGNDVYIDMTAHSPAMHEKKKLEVAMKQAFATEFGEDIVLKLKINSPEPSEIQKSQIKGKQIPGIQNIIAIASGKGGVGKSTVTTNIAVTLAKMGFKVGVLDADIYGPSIPTMLDTFGSKPLSVEVGGKNLMKPIENYGVKMLSIGYFSGANQAVVWRGPMASKALNQMIRDAHWGELDFLLIDLPPGTGDIHLSIVQEVPVTGAVIVSTPQHIALADVRKGIAMFTMESINIPVLGLIENMAYFTPEELPENKYYIFGNQGAQYLAEDLGIPVLGEIPIIQSIRESGDVGRPAALQEGSKIEEIYTKTTQNMIESLVERNKNLPPTEAVKITTMAGCSPKK, encoded by the coding sequence ATGTTGACGAAAGCAAAAGTTCAGGATTTCCTGAAAGAAATTGAAGTTGATGACTTGGTACACAATTTCCAGGTAATGGGAAACGACGTGTATATCGATATGACGGCGCATTCACCTGCAATGCACGAAAAGAAAAAACTGGAGGTGGCAATGAAGCAGGCGTTTGCAACAGAATTCGGTGAAGACATTGTTCTGAAACTGAAAATCAATTCCCCGGAACCTTCAGAAATTCAGAAAAGCCAGATCAAAGGGAAGCAAATCCCCGGAATCCAGAATATCATCGCCATCGCATCCGGAAAAGGTGGGGTAGGAAAATCTACCGTAACGACGAATATCGCCGTAACTTTGGCAAAAATGGGCTTCAAAGTCGGGGTTTTGGATGCCGATATTTACGGACCCTCAATTCCGACAATGCTCGATACTTTTGGCTCAAAACCTTTATCCGTTGAAGTTGGCGGTAAGAATCTAATGAAGCCGATTGAGAACTACGGCGTGAAAATGCTCTCCATCGGATATTTCTCGGGAGCAAACCAGGCGGTAGTTTGGCGTGGACCGATGGCTTCAAAAGCGTTAAACCAAATGATCCGCGACGCACATTGGGGCGAACTCGATTTCCTGCTCATCGATTTACCGCCGGGAACAGGCGACATCCACCTTTCCATCGTACAGGAAGTTCCGGTAACGGGAGCGGTGATTGTTTCGACTCCGCAACATATCGCATTAGCCGACGTTAGAAAGGGAATCGCGATGTTCACAATGGAAAGCATCAATATTCCGGTTTTGGGACTGATCGAAAATATGGCGTACTTCACTCCTGAAGAATTGCCGGAAAACAAATACTACATTTTCGGAAACCAGGGAGCGCAGTATTTGGCAGAAGATTTGGGAATCCCGGTTCTTGGTGAAATCCCGATCATCCAGAGCATCCGTGAATCGGGTGATGTCGGAAGACCCGCTGCATTGCAGGAAGGTTCCAAGATCGAGGAAATCTATACCAAAACGACCCAGAATATGATCGAAAGTTTGGTGGAAAGAAACAAAAACCTTCCTCCGACAGAAGCTGTGAAAATCACAACAATGGCAGGTTGCTCACCGAAAAAGTAA
- a CDS encoding dicarboxylate/amino acid:cation symporter, which produces MKGQNKLFIAIIIGLVVGVAMGGVVHYQYADSAESFAKNIKLLGTIFIRLVQMIIAPLVFTTLVVGIAKMSDIKMIGRVGTKAMLWFLSASLVSLFIGLIFVNWLEPGHVTQLPIQDHASADDLIKSSKGFSMEDFVKHIFPKSVFEAFATNEVLQIVVFSIMFGVALANMGEEYTKPITKAFDICAHAILKMVGYIMWVAPLGVLGAIAAVVATNGFEIFKVYAIYLRDFFIALGVLWLVLCIVGYLILGNRLFELFRRIKAPLLIAFSTTSSEAVFPKLVEELERFGCNNRVVSFILPLGYSFNLDGSMMYMTFASIFIAQIYGIEMSIGQQITMLLVLMLTSKGIAGVPRASLVIIVATCTMFGIPPEGIALILPIDHFCDMGRSMTNVLGNALATSAVSKWEGQLDNHGGEL; this is translated from the coding sequence ATGAAAGGTCAAAACAAACTCTTCATCGCCATCATCATCGGTTTGGTTGTGGGTGTTGCGATGGGCGGTGTCGTGCATTATCAGTACGCAGACAGCGCGGAATCATTCGCCAAGAACATTAAACTTTTAGGAACCATCTTCATCCGTTTGGTACAGATGATTATCGCGCCGCTCGTTTTCACCACGCTCGTTGTGGGAATTGCAAAGATGAGCGACATCAAAATGATTGGTAGAGTGGGAACAAAGGCGATGTTGTGGTTTCTTTCAGCATCGTTAGTTTCGCTTTTCATCGGGTTGATTTTTGTAAACTGGCTCGAACCTGGTCACGTAACGCAGCTTCCGATTCAGGATCACGCATCTGCAGACGATCTCATTAAATCCAGCAAAGGATTCTCGATGGAAGATTTTGTGAAACACATCTTCCCGAAAAGTGTTTTCGAGGCATTCGCAACTAATGAGGTATTACAAATTGTAGTATTTTCCATTATGTTCGGTGTTGCGTTGGCAAATATGGGAGAGGAATATACCAAACCGATTACCAAGGCATTCGACATCTGCGCACACGCAATCCTGAAAATGGTGGGCTATATTATGTGGGTCGCTCCACTCGGTGTTTTGGGCGCAATCGCAGCAGTAGTTGCAACTAATGGTTTCGAGATTTTCAAGGTTTACGCAATTTATCTCCGCGATTTTTTCATTGCATTGGGAGTGTTGTGGTTGGTTCTCTGCATCGTAGGATATCTGATTTTAGGGAATAGACTTTTCGAACTTTTCAGAAGAATAAAGGCACCTTTACTCATCGCGTTTTCCACCACAAGTTCCGAAGCGGTTTTCCCAAAACTGGTAGAAGAGTTGGAACGTTTCGGCTGCAACAACAGAGTTGTGTCGTTCATCCTACCTTTAGGATATTCCTTTAACCTCGACGGAAGTATGATGTACATGACTTTCGCGTCAATCTTCATCGCACAGATCTACGGAATAGAAATGAGCATCGGTCAACAAATCACCATGCTTTTGGTGTTAATGTTAACTTCCAAAGGAATCGCGGGTGTTCCAAGAGCAAGTTTGGTAATCATTGTCGCAACCTGCACGATGTTCGGAATTCCGCCGGAAGGAATCGCGCTGATTCTGCCGATCGACCATTTCTGCGATATGGGAAGAAGTATGACCAACGTGCTCGGAAATGCTTTGGCAACTTCCGCAGTTTCGAAATGGGAAGGACAGCTGGATAATCACGGTGGAGAATTGTAA
- a CDS encoding SH3 domain-containing protein: MSALQDKYAGVIAAAQSAGISGLQVTEQDGILYVSGNAANTAAKDAVWNALGAIDATYSASDINVDVQVTGLASGAALTVATEESNLNIRQEPSTEGAIVGKAAKGENVTLVEQTSDDWWKVRTSSGTEGYAYARYLRA, encoded by the coding sequence ATGAGTGCATTACAAGATAAATACGCAGGAGTAATCGCTGCGGCTCAGTCTGCGGGAATCTCCGGACTTCAGGTTACAGAGCAGGACGGAATCCTTTATGTTTCCGGAAACGCTGCAAACACCGCTGCAAAAGACGCGGTATGGAACGCTTTGGGAGCAATCGACGCAACCTATTCCGCTTCCGACATCAATGTTGACGTGCAAGTTACAGGATTGGCTTCAGGAGCTGCTTTGACAGTGGCAACCGAGGAATCCAACCTCAACATTCGTCAGGAACCTTCAACAGAAGGAGCAATCGTAGGAAAAGCTGCGAAAGGCGAAAACGTAACTTTGGTTGAGCAAACTTCTGACGACTGGTGGAAAGTTAGAACTTCTTCAGGAACAGAAGGTTACGCTTATGCAAGATATTTGAGAGCATAA
- a CDS encoding BON domain-containing protein, giving the protein MKKTLAMAALALAVSFGSIACKKKVSDAELQTQATTVVTSNPNASVEVKDGAAHLSGTFADEASRDAMIASLKAIPGIKDVHDMSTIAAPVVVETTSAVDPAVQQKVTDAVKDFPSVKVEVINGELTLTGNVSPEQARKIKMSVDALKAGKVNYNYTVK; this is encoded by the coding sequence ATGAAAAAAACACTCGCTATGGCAGCTTTGGCACTTGCAGTGTCATTCGGTTCTATCGCATGTAAGAAAAAAGTTTCTGATGCCGAACTTCAAACTCAGGCAACTACTGTTGTAACTTCTAATCCAAACGCTTCTGTTGAGGTAAAAGACGGAGCAGCGCATTTGAGCGGAACTTTTGCTGACGAAGCTTCAAGAGACGCAATGATCGCTTCCCTGAAAGCAATCCCAGGAATCAAGGATGTACACGATATGTCAACAATCGCAGCTCCTGTAGTGGTTGAAACTACTTCTGCTGTGGATCCTGCAGTTCAGCAAAAAGTGACCGACGCTGTGAAAGATTTCCCTTCAGTAAAAGTTGAGGTGATCAACGGCGAATTGACACTTACAGGAAACGTTTCTCCTGAGCAGGCAAGAAAAATCAAAATGTCGGTTGACGCTTTGAAAGCTGGAAAAGTTAACTATAATTACACTGTAAAATAA
- a CDS encoding alpha-ketoglutarate-dependent dioxygenase AlkB family protein encodes MQNLFDQIFDPTKNLLPKDGTVNYYGKIFTKEEADACFRILMSEIPWKADQAVIFGKLIETKRKVAWFGDENFEYSYSGRTKQALIWTDALLDLKKIVEIKTRETYNSCLLNLYHDGSEGMAYHSDGEKDLKKNGAIASLSFGAERKFSFKHKTSKEKVELVLEHGSLLVMKDETQSHWLHRLPPTTKVAEPRINLTFRTIENH; translated from the coding sequence ATGCAAAATCTCTTCGACCAAATCTTTGACCCTACCAAAAATCTTCTTCCCAAAGACGGAACCGTCAATTATTATGGAAAGATTTTTACTAAAGAAGAAGCGGATGCTTGTTTTAGAATCCTGATGAGCGAGATTCCCTGGAAAGCTGATCAAGCCGTCATCTTCGGAAAACTTATCGAAACCAAAAGAAAAGTCGCCTGGTTCGGTGATGAAAATTTTGAGTACTCCTATTCGGGAAGAACAAAACAAGCTTTAATTTGGACGGATGCTCTTTTGGATCTCAAGAAAATTGTCGAGATCAAAACCAGGGAAACCTACAATTCCTGTTTGCTCAACCTTTATCACGACGGTTCCGAAGGAATGGCGTATCACAGCGACGGCGAAAAGGATCTGAAGAAAAACGGCGCCATCGCATCGCTCAGTTTCGGTGCGGAACGTAAGTTCTCATTCAAACACAAAACCAGCAAAGAGAAAGTAGAACTCGTCCTCGAACACGGCAGCTTGCTTGTAATGAAAGACGAAACCCAATCTCACTGGCTTCACCGGCTTCCGCCAACCACGAAAGTCGCCGAACCGCGAATCAATCTTACCTTTCGAACCATCGAAAACCATTAA
- the speB gene encoding agmatinase, whose protein sequence is MNTYAGIPEENATLENAKVMLVTVPYDGTSTWGKGADKGPELFLDASENMELYDIETGTEPYLEGVWMAGEVSENSSPEAMTEAVYQKTQEMMQNEGKLFTLFGGEHSVSIGSIRAFGEKYPDLTVLQLDAHTDLRPDFHGSTSNHACAVFEASQKLNLVQVGIRSCDVEEMQYVPEGQCFWAHEIANNENWVNDVLEKVSGNVYITIDLDAFDPSFAPSTGTPEPGGLQWYPTLELLRKVFEKCNVVAFDIVELMDSPYAKPTAFLAAKLYYKMLAYYHIGK, encoded by the coding sequence ATGAATACTTACGCAGGAATTCCCGAAGAAAACGCGACACTCGAAAACGCTAAAGTAATGTTGGTAACCGTTCCTTACGACGGAACTTCAACCTGGGGAAAAGGTGCGGACAAAGGTCCGGAACTCTTCCTCGACGCCTCCGAAAATATGGAACTCTACGACATCGAAACAGGAACAGAACCTTATCTGGAAGGCGTTTGGATGGCGGGAGAAGTTTCAGAAAATTCTTCACCCGAAGCAATGACGGAAGCGGTTTACCAAAAAACTCAAGAAATGATGCAGAACGAAGGAAAACTGTTCACGCTTTTTGGTGGGGAACATTCGGTTTCTATCGGTTCCATTCGTGCGTTTGGTGAAAAATATCCTGATTTGACGGTGCTTCAATTGGATGCACATACCGATTTGCGTCCTGATTTTCACGGTTCGACTTCTAATCATGCTTGTGCAGTTTTTGAGGCTTCGCAGAAATTAAATTTGGTTCAAGTCGGAATTCGTTCCTGCGATGTTGAGGAAATGCAGTATGTTCCTGAAGGGCAGTGTTTTTGGGCGCACGAAATCGCCAACAACGAGAACTGGGTAAATGATGTTTTGGAGAAAGTTTCCGGAAATGTTTACATCACGATTGATTTGGATGCGTTCGATCCTTCATTTGCACCATCTACAGGAACTCCGGAACCTGGAGGATTGCAGTGGTATCCAACTTTGGAACTCCTTAGAAAAGTTTTCGAGAAATGTAATGTCGTAGCATTCGATATTGTGGAACTGATGGATTCGCCTTATGCAAAACCGACAGCTTTCTTAGCTGCGAAACTGTATTATAAAATGTTGGCGTATTATCATATCGGTAAGTAA
- a CDS encoding DUF2089 family protein yields the protein MKLPIFCPSCENSLNVSQMKCNHCETEVNGNYELPLYLKLSREEQDFILQFFLSSGSIKEMAKQQELSYPTMRNRMDDLIDKIKNLN from the coding sequence ATGAAACTACCGATTTTTTGTCCAAGCTGTGAAAACTCATTGAACGTAAGCCAAATGAAATGCAACCATTGCGAAACGGAAGTGAATGGCAACTACGAACTCCCGCTGTATCTGAAGCTTTCGAGAGAAGAGCAGGATTTCATCCTCCAGTTTTTTCTTTCCAGCGGAAGCATCAAAGAAATGGCAAAACAGCAGGAACTTTCTTATCCCACGATGAGAAACAGAATGGACGATCTCATCGATAAAATCAAAAACTTAAATTAA
- a CDS encoding PH domain-containing protein, with amino-acid sequence MRKIPVKYGIEILVICLTPFLFMISESISNGKVTGILFSFGYLILVGFVIFGIRYWIENEELVIQNLLFWKTRIRISEVSKIEKTWNALSSPAPSITGRVEIYYNKKSIVISPKNFEEFKNELLRINPNIIIKE; translated from the coding sequence ATGAGAAAAATCCCAGTAAAATACGGCATCGAGATTTTGGTGATCTGCCTCACTCCCTTTCTGTTTATGATTTCGGAAAGTATTTCGAATGGAAAAGTAACAGGAATTCTATTTTCATTTGGCTACCTGATTCTTGTTGGTTTCGTTATTTTCGGCATTAGATATTGGATTGAAAATGAAGAACTTGTCATTCAAAACCTCTTATTCTGGAAAACCCGAATCAGGATCAGTGAAGTCTCAAAAATCGAAAAAACTTGGAATGCACTTTCTTCGCCTGCGCCGAGTATAACAGGAAGAGTAGAAATTTATTACAATAAAAAAAGTATTGTTATTTCACCGAAAAATTTTGAGGAATTCAAGAACGAACTGCTTAGAATCAATCCCAACATCATTATTAAAGAATAA
- a CDS encoding SdpI family protein produces MNFENPLFLMGSMTGAIFVIGGLLLYFLPPKKINSLYGYRTESSMRNLDRWNFAQKYAAKVMIACGTAFSFISIAGLFIVGNERLSLIVAMVLLFLICAIIYFSTEKKLKENFTDQP; encoded by the coding sequence ATGAACTTTGAAAATCCATTGTTTTTAATGGGAAGTATGACGGGAGCAATTTTCGTGATTGGAGGATTATTGCTTTATTTTCTGCCTCCAAAAAAAATCAATTCGCTGTACGGTTATCGTACGGAAAGCTCGATGAGAAATCTCGACCGTTGGAATTTCGCACAGAAATATGCGGCAAAAGTGATGATTGCTTGCGGAACCGCATTTTCATTTATCTCGATTGCAGGTTTGTTTATTGTCGGAAACGAACGACTTTCGTTGATTGTCGCAATGGTTTTATTATTTCTCATTTGTGCCATAATTTACTTTTCGACTGAGAAAAAACTTAAAGAAAATTTTACCGATCAACCTTAA
- a CDS encoding YIP1 family protein, translating to MNWKLFFNPFEKFSEIQLLVFGIIITILGSFIGSSLGVIYDGVFDVHVYQTTFAKAILVNFINILSVFVPLLILGKIINSKTRIIDILNVSLISRFPIYIAGLLANNEKMNGITENILKEINTPEKLQIPTTDLIYLMVFSSLMMILLVYSIVLMFSGFRTATNVKKWQHFIFFAIAIIVAELISKVTIGSLLDFWQ from the coding sequence ATGAATTGGAAACTTTTTTTCAACCCGTTTGAAAAATTCAGCGAAATCCAACTTCTGGTATTTGGAATCATTATCACGATTCTCGGGAGTTTTATTGGGAGTTCGCTCGGCGTGATTTATGACGGCGTTTTTGATGTGCATGTTTACCAAACGACTTTCGCAAAAGCAATTCTCGTGAATTTCATCAACATTCTTTCCGTTTTTGTTCCATTATTGATTTTAGGTAAGATCATTAATTCAAAAACAAGAATCATCGACATCCTGAATGTTTCGCTGATCAGCAGGTTTCCCATTTACATCGCTGGTTTGTTAGCCAATAATGAGAAGATGAACGGGATTACCGAAAATATTCTAAAGGAAATCAACACTCCAGAAAAACTTCAAATTCCAACCACCGACCTTATTTACCTTATGGTTTTTTCATCATTAATGATGATACTTTTAGTTTACAGCATCGTGTTGATGTTTTCAGGATTTCGAACCGCGACCAATGTGAAAAAATGGCAACATTTCATCTTTTTCGCAATTGCCATTATTGTTGCAGAACTCATTTCGAAGGTTACGATCGGAAGTTTACTCGATTTTTGGCAATAA